In a genomic window of Demequina muriae:
- the metX gene encoding homoserine O-acetyltransferase MetX, with protein sequence MDDDGIETEAWAADEGPAIGAPIPASAAWREGDHPGRRRFFALGDLALEADPMGVLPDVTLAYETWGDLNPAKDNAVYIAHALTGDSHVWGPAEDGHITGGWWNAMVGPGRPIDPERHFIVCANVVGGCQGTTGPASAHPGDGRPWGSRFPYVTMRDMVNAEIALADHLGVDRWRLITGPSMGGMRAIEWTVMAPGRVGAIAPVGSTAAVTADQIAWSTTQLAAIAADPKYRDGDYYDAADGDGPHVGLGIARMIAHTTYRSERELADRFGRSYQGDSDPLGKGGLFAVQSYLQHHARKLARRFDANTYVRLAQAIQSHDVGRDRGGVETALARYTDPALVIAVDSDRLYPLKNSQRLDSALSGSDGVKVVHSPVGHDGFLVESGQLNAFMQEFERSL encoded by the coding sequence ATGGATGACGACGGCATCGAGACCGAGGCCTGGGCCGCCGACGAAGGCCCGGCCATCGGCGCCCCCATCCCCGCATCGGCCGCGTGGCGCGAGGGAGACCACCCTGGTCGCCGCCGATTCTTCGCCCTGGGAGACCTAGCGCTCGAGGCCGACCCCATGGGCGTGCTGCCGGACGTCACGCTCGCGTACGAGACCTGGGGCGACCTGAACCCGGCGAAGGACAACGCGGTCTACATCGCCCACGCTCTGACCGGCGACAGTCACGTCTGGGGCCCTGCAGAGGACGGCCACATCACCGGCGGCTGGTGGAACGCGATGGTGGGGCCGGGCCGGCCCATCGACCCCGAGCGCCACTTCATCGTGTGTGCGAACGTCGTCGGCGGGTGCCAGGGCACCACCGGCCCGGCGAGCGCACACCCGGGCGACGGCCGGCCGTGGGGCTCGCGCTTCCCCTACGTCACCATGCGCGACATGGTGAACGCCGAGATCGCGCTCGCCGATCACCTCGGGGTCGACCGCTGGCGCCTCATCACCGGGCCGTCCATGGGCGGCATGCGCGCGATCGAGTGGACCGTCATGGCGCCCGGGCGCGTGGGCGCGATCGCTCCTGTGGGCTCCACCGCCGCCGTGACCGCGGACCAGATCGCGTGGTCCACCACTCAACTCGCGGCCATCGCCGCGGACCCCAAGTACCGCGACGGCGACTACTACGACGCCGCCGATGGGGATGGGCCGCATGTCGGCCTGGGGATCGCGCGCATGATCGCCCACACCACGTATCGATCCGAGCGCGAGCTCGCGGACCGGTTCGGCCGCTCGTATCAGGGCGACTCGGACCCGCTCGGCAAGGGCGGGCTCTTCGCGGTGCAGAGCTATCTGCAGCATCACGCGCGCAAGCTCGCGCGCAGGTTCGACGCGAATACCTATGTACGTCTGGCGCAGGCGATCCAGAGCCACGACGTGGGGCGCGACCGCGGTGGGGTCGAGACGGCCTTGGCCCGCTACACCGACCCCGCTCTCGTGATCGCCGTCGACTCGGACCGTCTCTACCCGCTGAAGAACTCTCAGCGCCTCGACTCGGCGCTGTCCGGCTCCGACGGCGTCAAGGTGGTGCACTCCCCGGTGGGCCACGACGGCTTCCTGGTCGAGTCCGGCCAGCTCAACGCCTTCATGCAGGAGTTCGAGCGGTCGTTGTAG
- a CDS encoding bifunctional o-acetylhomoserine/o-acetylserine sulfhydrylase: MSTEWAFETKQIHAGQNPDPATGARALPIHQTTSFVFEDTNQAAARFALAELGPIYTRIGNPTQQAVEDRVAALEGGVGALLLASGSAANTIAIQNLAEAGDHIVSSPSLYGGTYNLFHYTLPKFGIEVSFVENPDDPESWRAAARPNTKAFFGESISNPKQDVLDIEAVATVAHEIGVPLIIDNTVASPYLVEPLKWGADIVTHSATKYLGGHGTAIGGVIVDGGSFDYAQHPDRFPQYNTPDPSYHGLVYARDLGVGSAFGANLSFILKARVQLLRDTGPAISPFNAFLIAQGLETLSLRIERHVENAVTVADYLESRDDVLSVAYSGLASSPWHALQQKYAPRGGGSVLAFEIAGGKEAGQAFVDALELHSLVANIGDVRSLVIHPATTTHSQLTPEEQAAAGVTPGLVRLAVGIEHIGDILADLELGFAAAAVVREGAGETAGV; the protein is encoded by the coding sequence ATGTCCACCGAATGGGCCTTCGAGACCAAGCAGATCCACGCCGGCCAGAATCCTGACCCGGCCACCGGCGCTCGCGCGCTGCCGATCCACCAGACCACCTCGTTCGTCTTCGAGGACACGAACCAGGCCGCCGCACGCTTCGCTCTGGCGGAGCTGGGCCCCATCTACACGCGCATCGGCAACCCGACGCAGCAGGCCGTCGAGGACCGCGTCGCGGCGCTCGAGGGCGGCGTGGGCGCACTGCTGCTCGCGTCGGGCTCCGCGGCCAACACGATCGCGATCCAGAACCTGGCCGAGGCCGGCGACCACATCGTGTCGTCTCCGTCGCTCTACGGCGGCACGTACAACCTGTTCCACTACACGCTTCCTAAGTTCGGCATCGAGGTCTCGTTCGTGGAGAACCCGGACGACCCCGAGTCGTGGCGCGCCGCGGCCCGGCCGAACACCAAGGCGTTCTTCGGCGAGTCGATCTCCAACCCCAAGCAGGACGTCCTGGACATCGAGGCCGTCGCGACGGTCGCGCACGAGATCGGCGTGCCGCTCATCATCGACAACACCGTGGCCTCGCCCTACCTCGTCGAGCCCCTCAAGTGGGGCGCGGACATCGTCACGCACTCGGCGACCAAGTACCTGGGCGGTCACGGCACGGCCATCGGCGGCGTCATCGTCGACGGCGGATCGTTCGACTACGCGCAGCACCCCGACCGCTTCCCGCAGTACAACACCCCCGACCCGAGCTACCACGGCCTCGTCTACGCACGGGACCTGGGCGTGGGCTCGGCCTTCGGCGCCAACCTCTCCTTCATCCTCAAGGCACGCGTGCAGCTCCTGCGCGACACCGGGCCCGCGATCTCGCCGTTCAACGCGTTCCTCATCGCCCAGGGCCTCGAGACGCTGTCGCTGCGCATCGAGCGTCACGTCGAGAACGCCGTGACCGTGGCGGACTACCTCGAGAGCCGGGACGACGTGCTGTCCGTCGCCTACTCGGGGCTCGCCTCGTCGCCGTGGCACGCGCTGCAGCAGAAGTACGCCCCGCGCGGCGGCGGCTCCGTGCTCGCATTCGAGATCGCCGGCGGCAAGGAGGCCGGTCAGGCCTTCGTCGACGCCCTCGAACTGCACTCGCTGGTGGCCAACATCGGCGACGTGCGCTCGCTCGTGATCCACCCCGCGACCACCACCCACTCGCAGCTGACTCCGGAGGAGCAGGCAGCCGCAGGCGTGACGCCCGGGCTGGTGCGCCTGGCGGTCGGCATCGAGCACATCGGCGACATCCTGGCCGACCTCGAGCTGGGCTTCGCGGCGGCTGCAGTCGTCCGCGAAGGCGCCGGAGAGACCGCCGGGGTCTGA
- the metX gene encoding homoserine O-acetyltransferase MetX, with translation MAATGAPWAPADIASGELPRATAAWRPGDPVGRRQFLDIASLPLEADARGALDVTLAYETWGELNAARDNAVYVAHAFTGDSHVLGPAGPGHAGPGWWPGLVGPGRAIDPDRHFIVSANVVGGCQGTTGPAHPHPDDGHAWGSRFPWVTVRDMVGAEARLADALGIDRWRLVIGPSLGGLRALEWAASFPDRVQGIGVIGATAATTADQIAWGSAQAHAIRLDPGFRGGDYYDVDDGAGPHRGLALAREIAHTTYRTSAELDARFGRTVQHGDPLTPDGQFAVQSYLAHHGTKLVGRFDANSYLRMIHAVDTHDVGRGRGGAAHALSAFAGQALVVAVDSDRLYPVDDARRTAAALGRDTAVTVLEAASGHDSFLADWPELAQEVAAFERGL, from the coding sequence ATGGCCGCAACCGGGGCGCCGTGGGCGCCAGCAGACATCGCGAGCGGCGAGCTGCCGCGCGCGACCGCTGCCTGGCGCCCCGGCGACCCGGTGGGCCGCCGCCAGTTCCTGGACATCGCCTCGCTTCCTCTCGAGGCCGATGCGCGGGGGGCGCTCGACGTGACGCTGGCCTACGAGACCTGGGGCGAGCTCAACGCCGCGCGCGACAACGCGGTCTACGTCGCGCATGCCTTCACGGGCGACAGCCACGTGCTCGGCCCTGCCGGGCCGGGACACGCCGGCCCCGGCTGGTGGCCAGGGCTCGTGGGCCCGGGACGGGCCATCGACCCTGACCGGCACTTCATCGTCTCCGCCAATGTGGTGGGCGGGTGCCAGGGCACCACGGGACCCGCACACCCACACCCCGACGACGGCCACGCGTGGGGCTCGCGCTTTCCGTGGGTCACGGTGCGCGACATGGTCGGCGCGGAGGCACGGCTTGCCGATGCGCTGGGCATCGACCGCTGGCGTCTGGTGATCGGGCCGTCGCTCGGCGGGCTGCGGGCGCTCGAGTGGGCGGCCTCGTTTCCGGACCGCGTTCAGGGAATCGGCGTCATCGGCGCCACCGCCGCGACCACCGCGGATCAGATCGCGTGGGGCTCCGCTCAGGCGCACGCCATCCGGCTGGACCCCGGCTTTCGCGGCGGCGACTACTACGACGTCGACGACGGCGCGGGGCCCCACCGCGGTCTCGCCCTGGCGCGCGAGATCGCGCACACCACCTACCGAACGTCCGCCGAGCTCGACGCGCGGTTCGGTCGCACCGTCCAGCACGGCGATCCCTTGACGCCCGATGGCCAGTTCGCGGTGCAGAGCTACCTGGCCCACCACGGCACCAAGCTGGTCGGCAGGTTCGACGCGAACTCGTACCTGCGCATGATCCACGCCGTGGACACCCACGACGTGGGGCGCGGTCGGGGCGGCGCCGCCCATGCGCTGTCGGCCTTCGCGGGCCAGGCGCTGGTGGTCGCGGTGGACTCCGACCGCCTCTACCCCGTCGACGATGCGCGCCGCACCGCGGCGGCGCTCGGCAGGGACACCGCGGTCACCGTGCTCGAGGCCGCCAGCGGCCACGACAGCTTCTTGGCCGACTGGCCGGAGCTGGCGCAGGAGGTCGCCGCGTTCGAACGCGGGCTGTGA
- a CDS encoding sugar transferase, protein MTDLDDRVTSVRSEPRAAAPEQAGPITAELALKPASTEPMLGRHGWSAKYGRRLAGSDAFVVSFVLIGAHAVRFGPDLLEPVAGPSAPTYWFVTLAIGVLWIVALHWTHSREARILGHGPQEFIRVVRAGWLVFASIAIFGFLTQWQLSRGYLLMAVPLGTLVLLGYRYLWRLWIHAQRDGGLLQAQVLVVGNEETASEMVRRLQRARRAGYNVVGACLPSHAAPTDRAEIRGVPLLGPLRDPVAQARSVGAEFVVLCGNDDMSLAESRRLGWSLEGQDIGLIVAPAIVDVAGPRMVMSPVEGLPLLHVDAPEFSGRKYFVKTVFDMIVSVALLLVAAVPMAIIALAVRLDSPGPVLFRQQRLGLDHAPFEMLKFRTMYADAEQRFADIAHLNEGDGATFKMKDDPRITRVGAMLRRLSLDELPQLINVIRGDMSLVGPRPPLSREADAWDADVARRQLVKPGITGLWQVSGRSDLSWEESVRLDLYYTENWSLAGDLVILFRTAFAVVARRGAY, encoded by the coding sequence ATGACCGACCTCGACGACCGCGTCACCTCGGTGCGGTCCGAACCGAGGGCGGCCGCGCCTGAGCAGGCGGGACCGATCACTGCGGAGCTGGCGCTGAAGCCTGCCTCGACCGAGCCGATGCTCGGCCGCCACGGCTGGTCCGCCAAGTACGGGCGCCGGCTCGCGGGGAGCGACGCCTTCGTCGTGTCGTTCGTTCTGATCGGCGCACACGCCGTGCGGTTCGGACCGGACCTGCTCGAGCCCGTGGCTGGACCATCCGCGCCCACGTACTGGTTCGTGACGCTCGCGATCGGCGTGCTGTGGATCGTCGCCCTGCACTGGACGCACTCCCGTGAGGCCCGCATCCTCGGGCACGGACCTCAGGAGTTCATCCGGGTGGTGCGCGCGGGGTGGCTCGTGTTCGCCTCGATCGCGATTTTCGGGTTCCTGACCCAATGGCAGCTGTCCCGTGGGTACCTGCTCATGGCCGTCCCGCTCGGCACCTTGGTGCTGCTCGGGTACCGGTATCTCTGGCGGCTGTGGATCCACGCGCAGCGCGACGGCGGTCTGCTCCAGGCGCAGGTGCTGGTGGTCGGCAATGAGGAGACCGCGTCCGAGATGGTGCGGCGCCTGCAGCGCGCGCGCCGCGCTGGCTACAACGTCGTGGGCGCGTGCCTGCCGTCGCATGCCGCTCCCACCGACCGCGCCGAGATTCGCGGCGTGCCGCTGCTCGGGCCGCTGCGCGATCCCGTCGCTCAGGCCCGCAGCGTCGGCGCGGAGTTCGTGGTGCTGTGTGGCAACGACGACATGTCGCTCGCCGAGTCGCGCCGGCTGGGCTGGTCTCTCGAGGGTCAGGACATCGGACTCATCGTGGCGCCCGCGATCGTCGATGTCGCCGGACCACGGATGGTGATGAGCCCGGTCGAGGGACTGCCGCTCCTGCACGTGGACGCGCCGGAGTTCTCGGGCCGCAAGTACTTCGTCAAGACGGTCTTCGACATGATCGTCTCGGTGGCTCTGCTCCTCGTGGCGGCCGTGCCGATGGCGATCATCGCGCTGGCGGTCAGGCTCGACAGCCCGGGCCCGGTGCTGTTCCGTCAGCAGCGGCTGGGGCTCGACCACGCGCCGTTCGAGATGCTCAAGTTCCGCACCATGTATGCGGACGCCGAGCAGCGCTTCGCCGACATCGCCCACCTTAATGAGGGGGACGGTGCCACGTTCAAGATGAAGGACGACCCCCGCATCACCCGCGTGGGCGCGATGCTGCGACGCCTGTCGCTCGACGAGCTCCCGCAGCTCATCAACGTGATTCGTGGCGACATGTCGCTGGTGGGGCCTCGCCCGCCGCTGTCCCGTGAGGCCGATGCGTGGGACGCGGACGTCGCGCGCCGTCAACTCGTGAAGCCCGGCATCACCGGGCTGTGGCAGGTCTCGGGTCGCAGCGATCTGTCGTGGGAGGAAAGCGTCAGGCTCGACCTCTATTACACGGAGAACTGGTCGCTCGCGGGAGACCTGGTGATCCTGTTCCGCACGGCGTTCGCCGTCGTCGCCCGCCGCGGGGCCTACTGA
- the rfbD gene encoding dTDP-4-dehydrorhamnose reductase, with amino-acid sequence MSAKTWGVVGAAGMLGRDVVRELERRGESVRAWGRADLDIVDGDIGPAIRGCDVVVNCAAYTAVDDAEADEPAARAVNATAAGRLARACRDEGVRLVHVSTDYVFDGRARAPYPESAPTAPTSAYGRTKAEGEALVRQTGADALIVRTAWLYGAHGRSFPRTIVGLARDRGAVSVVDDQHGQPTWTADVARVIVDLVSADAPAGIYHATSSGQATWCDFARAALDSAGLDAVLTPVGSDAFPRPATRPAWSVLAHDALVYAGVAPIGPWRERWQTASAEILV; translated from the coding sequence GTGAGTGCGAAGACGTGGGGCGTGGTCGGCGCCGCAGGCATGCTGGGCCGCGATGTGGTCCGGGAACTCGAGCGCCGCGGGGAGTCGGTGCGGGCATGGGGGCGCGCGGATCTCGACATCGTCGACGGCGACATCGGCCCTGCGATCCGTGGGTGCGACGTCGTGGTGAACTGCGCCGCGTACACCGCCGTGGATGATGCCGAAGCGGACGAGCCCGCTGCGCGTGCGGTCAACGCGACGGCCGCGGGCCGGTTGGCACGGGCGTGCCGCGACGAGGGCGTCCGTCTGGTGCACGTGTCCACCGACTATGTGTTCGACGGCCGCGCCCGCGCCCCCTACCCGGAGTCCGCGCCCACGGCGCCGACCTCCGCCTATGGCAGGACCAAGGCGGAGGGCGAAGCGCTGGTGCGGCAGACGGGCGCCGATGCGCTGATCGTGCGGACCGCGTGGCTCTACGGTGCGCATGGGCGAAGCTTCCCGCGCACCATCGTGGGGCTGGCGCGCGACCGCGGCGCGGTGAGCGTGGTCGACGACCAGCACGGCCAGCCGACGTGGACCGCCGATGTCGCGCGAGTCATCGTCGACCTGGTGAGCGCCGATGCGCCCGCGGGCATCTATCACGCCACCTCCAGCGGCCAGGCGACGTGGTGCGATTTCGCGCGTGCTGCGCTCGATTCGGCCGGCCTCGATGCGGTGCTCACGCCGGTAGGATCGGACGCCTTCCCGCGCCCGGCGACGCGGCCCGCGTGGTCCGTCTTGGCGCACGACGCGCTCGTTTACGCGGGCGTCGCGCCCATCGGGCCGTGGCGCGAACGCTGGCAGACGGCGAGCGCCGAGATTCTCGTCTGA
- a CDS encoding dTDP-4-dehydrorhamnose 3,5-epimerase family protein yields MDVTAMDVPGAWHVRTRHFDDARGTFLEWHKSAAIEEVLGRPFSVAQGNCSVSSAGVLRGIHYADVPPGQAKYVTCVRGAVLDVVVDLRVGSPTFGQWDAVTLDDVERGAVLISEGLGHAFVALEDHSTVMYLCSTPFTPDREHGVNPLDPDVAIDWPTSGRDGSPLSLELSDKDRDAPSLSDARAAGALPTWEQCQQMGAAS; encoded by the coding sequence ATGGACGTGACGGCGATGGATGTGCCAGGAGCGTGGCACGTGCGCACCCGGCACTTCGATGACGCCCGCGGCACCTTCCTCGAGTGGCACAAGAGCGCCGCCATCGAGGAGGTGCTGGGCCGGCCCTTCTCGGTCGCGCAGGGCAACTGCTCGGTGTCGAGCGCGGGGGTGCTGCGCGGCATCCACTACGCCGACGTCCCTCCTGGCCAGGCCAAGTATGTGACCTGCGTGCGCGGCGCCGTGCTCGACGTGGTGGTCGATCTGCGCGTGGGCTCCCCCACGTTCGGCCAATGGGATGCGGTCACGCTGGACGACGTGGAGCGCGGGGCGGTCCTGATCAGCGAGGGGCTCGGTCACGCGTTCGTCGCGCTGGAGGACCACTCCACCGTGATGTACCTCTGCTCGACGCCGTTCACCCCGGATCGCGAGCACGGCGTGAATCCCCTCGACCCGGACGTGGCGATCGACTGGCCGACGTCCGGGCGCGACGGCTCCCCCCTCAGCCTCGAACTCTCGGACAAGGACAGGGACGCACCGAGCCTCAGCGATGCGCGCGCGGCCGGAGCGCTGCCCACATGGGAGCAGTGCCAGCAGATGGGAGCGGCATCGTGA
- the rfbB gene encoding dTDP-glucose 4,6-dehydratase encodes MRILVTGGAGFIGANFVRLTLAERADAVVTVLDALTYAANRDSLPEDARLTLVVGDVADADTVDPLVADADVVVHFAAESHNDNSLDDPMPFVHTNVVGTFTLLEACRRHGTRLHHISTDEVYGDLELDDTAKFTADTPYRPSSPYSATKASSDMLVRAWARSFGVEATLSNCSNNYGPYQHVEKFIPRQITQVIDGARPRLYGAGLNVRDWIHVDDHNRAVWTILERGVAGRTYLIGADGEVDNRTVVETLLEIMGQPAGAYDHVPDRPGHDMRYAIDASALREELGWEPRYRDFRAGLEATVQWYQEHESWWRPLKAAAEQRYARSGR; translated from the coding sequence GTGAGGATTCTCGTCACCGGCGGCGCCGGGTTCATCGGCGCCAACTTCGTCAGACTCACCCTCGCGGAGCGGGCCGATGCGGTCGTCACCGTGCTCGACGCGCTCACCTACGCGGCGAACCGCGACTCGCTGCCCGAGGACGCCCGGCTCACCCTCGTGGTCGGCGACGTCGCAGATGCTGACACCGTGGACCCCCTGGTCGCGGACGCGGACGTGGTGGTGCACTTCGCGGCCGAGTCCCACAACGACAACTCGCTGGACGATCCCATGCCCTTCGTCCACACCAACGTCGTGGGCACCTTCACGCTGCTCGAGGCGTGCCGGCGTCACGGCACCCGACTGCACCACATCTCCACCGACGAGGTCTACGGAGACCTCGAGCTCGACGACACCGCGAAGTTCACCGCCGACACCCCCTACCGCCCCTCGAGCCCCTACTCGGCGACCAAGGCATCCTCGGACATGCTCGTGCGCGCGTGGGCGAGGTCGTTCGGAGTCGAGGCCACCCTGTCGAACTGCTCCAACAACTACGGGCCCTACCAGCACGTGGAGAAGTTCATCCCACGCCAGATCACCCAGGTCATCGACGGCGCGCGCCCACGGCTCTACGGAGCAGGACTCAATGTGCGCGACTGGATCCACGTCGATGACCACAACCGCGCGGTGTGGACCATCCTCGAGCGCGGGGTCGCTGGAAGGACCTATCTCATCGGCGCCGACGGCGAGGTGGACAACCGCACCGTCGTGGAGACCCTTCTCGAGATCATGGGGCAGCCCGCAGGGGCGTACGACCATGTCCCCGACCGCCCAGGCCACGACATGCGCTACGCGATCGACGCATCGGCCCTGCGCGAGGAGCTGGGCTGGGAGCCGCGCTACCGAGACTTCAGAGCTGGCCTCGAGGCCACCGTCCAGTGGTATCAGGAGCACGAGTCGTGGTGGCGGCCCCTCAAGGCCGCCGCCGAACAGCGCTACGCCCGTTCGGGCCGGTGA
- the rfbA gene encoding glucose-1-phosphate thymidylyltransferase RfbA, whose product MKGIILAGGSGTRLHPITLGVSKQLTPVYDKPMIYYPLSTLMLAGITDVLVITTPHDAEQFRRLLGDGSQFGISLTFATQDAPNGLAQAFVIGKDFIGDEPVALVLGDNIFYGPGMGQTLTRFSDIDGGAIFAYRVTDPTAYGVVEFDAAGRAISLEEKPAHPRSTYAVPGLYFYESDVTEVAAGLAPSARGEYEITDINRHYLEQGRLTVEVLPRGTAWLDTGTFESLVEAAEFVRTVQNRQGLSIGAPEEVAWRQGLLTDAQLAARAEQFGKSGYGAYLLGLLEAERDER is encoded by the coding sequence ATGAAGGGCATCATCCTGGCGGGCGGCTCCGGCACCCGTCTGCACCCGATCACGCTCGGCGTCTCGAAGCAGCTGACGCCCGTGTACGACAAGCCGATGATCTACTACCCCCTCTCGACGCTGATGCTCGCGGGGATCACGGACGTGCTGGTGATCACCACTCCGCATGACGCCGAGCAGTTCCGACGCCTGCTGGGCGACGGCTCGCAGTTCGGGATCTCCCTCACGTTCGCGACGCAGGACGCCCCCAACGGGCTCGCGCAGGCCTTCGTGATCGGCAAGGACTTCATCGGCGACGAGCCGGTGGCGCTGGTCCTCGGCGACAACATCTTCTACGGACCCGGCATGGGCCAGACCCTGACGCGCTTCTCCGACATCGACGGCGGGGCGATCTTCGCGTACCGGGTCACGGACCCGACCGCATATGGCGTGGTCGAGTTCGACGCTGCGGGCCGCGCGATCTCGCTCGAGGAGAAGCCCGCTCACCCGCGATCCACGTACGCCGTCCCCGGCCTGTACTTCTACGAGTCCGACGTCACCGAGGTCGCCGCCGGCCTCGCCCCGTCAGCGCGGGGCGAGTACGAGATCACGGACATCAACCGGCACTACCTGGAGCAGGGGCGCCTCACGGTCGAGGTGCTCCCCCGCGGCACCGCATGGCTCGACACCGGCACGTTCGAGTCGCTGGTCGAGGCCGCCGAGTTCGTGCGCACGGTCCAGAATCGCCAGGGGCTGTCGATCGGCGCACCCGAGGAGGTCGCCTGGCGCCAGGGTCTGCTCACCGATGCCCAGCTCGCGGCGCGCGCCGAGCAGTTCGGCAAGTCGGGCTACGGCGCGTACCTGCTGGGGCTGCTCGAGGCGGAGCGCGACGAGCGGTAG
- a CDS encoding CAP domain-containing protein, which produces MRRTAAVLGALVIASALAGCAMREPVDLPAPDVFEAQLLDEINALRIGVGAPRLQDDSCMAGHARDRAAALPGADAAPREDLPADCGDFDYAGENVSRSELTAGQVVSTWAEDDLQYPNLVDEGFTHAGVGCVGVSFEDSNRAAEQGEALAGMACSVVFQGPGQSETLG; this is translated from the coding sequence ATGAGACGCACCGCCGCCGTGCTGGGCGCCCTCGTGATTGCATCGGCCCTCGCCGGGTGCGCGATGCGCGAGCCCGTCGACCTGCCCGCGCCGGACGTGTTCGAGGCGCAGCTGCTCGACGAGATCAACGCGCTGCGGATCGGCGTGGGCGCGCCGCGGCTGCAGGACGATTCCTGCATGGCGGGCCACGCGCGCGATCGTGCCGCTGCGCTGCCCGGCGCCGACGCCGCTCCCCGCGAGGACCTGCCCGCCGACTGTGGCGACTTCGACTACGCGGGTGAGAACGTGTCGCGTTCCGAGCTGACCGCCGGCCAGGTGGTGTCGACATGGGCGGAGGACGACCTCCAATACCCCAACCTGGTGGACGAGGGCTTCACGCATGCGGGCGTGGGCTGTGTGGGCGTCTCGTTCGAGGACTCGAACCGCGCGGCCGAGCAGGGCGAGGCGCTCGCCGGGATGGCGTGCTCCGTCGTGTTCCAGGGACCTGGACAGTCCGAGACGCTCGGCTGA